The Trueperaceae bacterium sequence CACTGCGGCAGAACGGTACTTGCAGGGCAGCTAAATGCACAATACGATTGATCTTGTGGCCCTCTATCGCCCGAAGAACATCACCAAAATCCGTTAGGTTTCCTTTTAGAAACGTGATTCTCGCTTGTTCCGTTGAATTGAGGAGCAGATCCAACCGGGATCGGTTTTCACTCAAGTCAAAACTAACTACTCTCTTTCCGTCTTTGACTAGGTGATGGAGCGTCCAAGCGCCTATGCACCCCAACGCCCCAGTTACTAGATAAATAGGTTCATCTGTCATCCCTAACCAACTGTCATCCGGTTAAAAAGCCTACCGAGCCTTCCAACTTCAACTATTGTCTCATCACCCGGCTTCATCCACACCTTCTCATCCATCCCTAAAATGACACCCTCTGGAGTTCCGGTCGAAATGACATCTCCTGGTTCTAGGGTCATATACCGACTTGCATAACTAATCACCTCAGGTACTGAGAAAATCAAATCTGAAGTGTTGGAGTCTTGCCTAAGGTCACCGTTGAACCACAAACGGACCGACATATCGTTCGGATCTCCTGCTTCGTCTGCCGTTACAGCGTAGGGGCCAAGAGGCATAAACTTATCGAGGGTTTTTCCAAGAAGCCACTGGCCAGTAAGCATTTGCAGATTACGCTCACTAATGTCGTTCCCATTGCAGTACCCAAGGACATGATCCAGTGCTGCGTTCTCTGAGACGTTTTTTGCTCGCTTTCCGATTACCACTACCAGTTCCGCCTCATAATCAAATTCCTTTGCGTGATTTGGTAACGGAATGGCCTCACCTGGTCCAGCGATGGAATTGCTAAACTTTGAAAATAGAACCGGAGTTGACGGTTTCGCCATACCCGATTCTTCGGCATGACGGAGATAATTGAGACCGACACAAAGAATCTTTCCAGGTGACGGTACGCACGGGCCAAGTTCCAGCGAGGACTCGTCACGAAACCAAGTTGCATCACCCTGATTTTGAGCTGACTCCAATAAGGACTTCAGGGGAGATATCCCTAAATTACCACCCGAATATAAATCATCGGGCGTTAGTGCAATATTGCTAAGATCAAGGGCAGACGCTGCGACAGCAACATCGAGGATGCCTTGGTCGGTCTTAATTCCTAACTGTAAGCCATTAGGGGTTTTGAATGTTAGCAGGATCATGTCCATAGACTAGCCTGCTCGGTAGTCAAAGCTTGCATATTTGAATACTAGAAAATTCACTCTACTAGCCAGGACGCCATAGCAAAGGGACGTGGCCCTATTTTAGGTTGCGTGTTTTTAAATTAAGCTGACGTGGCAGAGTGATTAATAAATACTTCAATTCATACCTGGGAAATCTAGGGGACTGGTTGTCAAGTCATGACTGCCAACCTTAGGCATTTAATGATTCGGGTAGTCCCAGATATGAATTCCTCCTTCCTAAAAACTTTTACAAGAGGGAGGATTGAGAACCCAAAATACAATCCGCACGATGGACGAAATAAATTTCTATTACTCTTGGGCCTTGACAGTTAGCTTGTTACTTCCTTATCTTTGTGCAGTTCGCTCCGTCGTTTTACCTGAGACATCAGGCTTTTAGGGATGCGGAAAGCTCTGGGCTTGTACCTAACGGAAACTGGTGTACCTCCCTAGTAAAGGTTTCGGTAAAATTTGGACGCTTGGCGGATAGAAGAGGAGACAAGATATGGTTACAGGGATCAAGCATATTGCCGTTGCGGTTGCTGATGCTAACGAGGCTTTGGAGCGTTACCGTAGGCGGCTAGGGGCAGGTGCAGATGCAGTAGTGAAAGACTCAGAGGTCACTCGCCAACGTACCGCTGTATTCGACATTGGTGACATACAATATCAACTTGTACAGTCCTTGGATGCTGACGGTCGTTATGCCCGGCATGTTGCCGAATTTGGTGAGAGTATCCATCACATTTGTTATACGGTTGACAATCTTAAGGAAACCATGCAGCAAGCTCTCAGCGAAGGTGGTCGGATGCGCGAGCAGAGCTGCAGAATTTCTAACGATCCTGAGGATTACAAGAGATGGGATACAGAGACTTGCGAAGACACCGTTTGTCTCAATTGTGGGATTGTTGGTCGTTACGAGCACCCGGAGGGTTGGGTCGCTTTCCTCGAAGATGATGGGGTCCCCGGTCCAGGCGTAGAATTTATGCAAGTTTATAAACCAGATGAAATACCTGAGGAATATCGAGAAGGACCACTTGACCTCTAAAAATGGTGAGCCATTTGTGAATGATCTTGAGCGTCTCTTATCTGAGTTAATTCAAATTCCATCCCCGAATCCGCCGGGAGATTGTGTTGCCATTGCAAAATACATCGCTGAACGGCTTGCAAATACAGGAGCTAACATTAAAATCTTAGCGTCACCAGAAAAGCCTGAAGCCCCGAGCGTTGTAGCTACCCTCGGTACTGGTGAAGCCCCCGTAATAATGCTCCATGCACACATTGATACGGTCCCTGTCGCAAGTGATGAAGAACAGCGTTGGGCAAGCGACCCTTTTGAGCCACGCGTAGCCGAGGGGCGACTATACGGAAAGGGCAGCATCGACGACAAGGCACCACTCGCAGCGATGTTACTAGCTTTTGAAAAGATCGCAGCATCTAATGATTACCATGGGACACTGGTTCT is a genomic window containing:
- a CDS encoding 5-carboxymethyl-2-hydroxymuconate isomerase, whose protein sequence is MILLTFKTPNGLQLGIKTDQGILDVAVAASALDLSNIALTPDDLYSGGNLGISPLKSLLESAQNQGDATWFRDESSLELGPCVPSPGKILCVGLNYLRHAEESGMAKPSTPVLFSKFSNSIAGPGEAIPLPNHAKEFDYEAELVVVIGKRAKNVSENAALDHVLGYCNGNDISERNLQMLTGQWLLGKTLDKFMPLGPYAVTADEAGDPNDMSVRLWFNGDLRQDSNTSDLIFSVPEVISYASRYMTLEPGDVISTGTPEGVILGMDEKVWMKPGDETIVEVGRLGRLFNRMTVG